tctcCTCTAAGTTGGTCAACCTGATGATTCAACAACAAAACCAGAATTTTGAATTATGGTAGTCAATGAAAGGATGCATTTCATGGTTTATCAGAGATATAAATACGGATGTAGGTAATGTTTTAGTGCGTCAAGTCCTGCCTCTACTTCATTCGTGTTGCAACTATGTGAAACAAGTCGATCCGAGACATGGATTTGTCCCATGTTTCCAGTACACCAATGTTCAGCGCTTGGGTCAATAGGCCCAGATCAATATTTCGGCTTTGACATTGAATACTTGGATGAGGGAACCTCTTTGTCGGGCACAGTTATAATTACTCTTTCTTACAGATTAGTCTTCCCTATGCTCTTCCTCATCGGACTACCATTTTAAGTTATAGATGTCATTCATTTTCTTTGCGATGCACGTCTAAAGGACCTAGAAAAAGTAGTTCTGGTGCGAGGATTAGTTGGGTTGATGTGGAGTAATTATAACCATTCATCATGACTTTCAGACAGAAATTGGAAGCGTAGAAATTTATATAATAGTAACATGATTAATTGTTACCTTCAACTCGAGATCAGCTAAATGTGCTTGCTTTCTCTTCCTCGAGCGTCTCGCAGATTCGCGGTTGGATACCATCCTTAAAGAATTGAGAATCCCTGAATTAGAACGATTTGAAGATGGAAAGGAAAAATGGAGCATGCTTTTTTATCTCCTTTTCGGGTTTCTCATGCATGCAGTGGCCTTTGATTTGGTAATAAATACATGATATGAAACTATGCAAGTCAATAGCAATGATTAACACAGCCGTTTCTCATGCTCCATGGAATTAAAATGATGTGAAAGTTGTAATTTATTTATACCTTCTCATGCGCTTCAGATCGATAACATTTGTGCTCTGTTCGCATGGCCCTGCCTCTATTTCTAAGGACTCCTCGTCATCCGACTGCTCGGAACCACTGGATCCTCCTGGAGCTGGATTCTCTATGCCTTTAGGCTTATGAGCCGAAGTCGGGCTCCCAGCTGTCAAAAAGCCATCATTCCATGTATGCAAAACTGTGACAGATGAAGAGGCCGGTGCTTGGAATTCCGGCAAGAAAAGGGCAACTATAGAAAGCAACAAGTAACTCCAACAGTGTTTCATTTCATAGATGTTAGATGATTACAGAAGTAAGCCTTTGTGGAGTTGATTTCCATCCATAGATATTCTTTTCCTCAGACCTCGGTGGTCATACGAAAATTGAAAGGTCTATTCCCATATCCCATGATTACAACCGGTTCCTTTGCATACTATGCACATAGCTGAGTCTGTGATACAAATAACGATCagcttataattaaattaatctatttGTCTTTGGTGAACTCGTTACATTTATCAAACCATAAGGAGATGGGATTTCTTGTACCAAGATAGATGGTAGACAGTGAAAAACATGGTATATTTGGGGTTTGGGCTCATGGTCAGATTGCAACACTGCTCTGCCTTTGCGAGCTGTGTTTAGTGGTATACACACATCAAGGAACGCAATTAGATTACGACTTGGATAGGAGGAGCGATCTCCCCGAATCTTGCATCCAATGATGTGGTCCCAAGTCAACAAATGAAAGGAgaggaagaataagaagaaaaaaagaccATACCACCACAAATGGAAGATTGGGACTCGATGGTTGCAGAAATGCCGGAGTGCTTGGGGGTGGGATTCTGAGACCACAACTGCTGACTCCCCGCCTGGAGAACACCAGTCGAATGACTGCTTAACGTCTCCTGCTTTCGAGCGCAGAGCCAACCACTCTTCTCATCAGTAGCGCACATGGGTCTCAAATCAAAGATTTAGATAAAAAGGGAAGGGGCATTTTTGTCAAGACGAGAGACCGGAGAGCTCACCCGATCGCCGAAGGCGAAGCCCAAGTCGCCGCAGACGTTGGCGAAGGGGTCTCCGCGGGGCTTCTGCGAGGCCGCCGCGGGGATGAGGAGGTCCTCCATCGTGGGCGGGGGCGGTGGTGGCCGGTCGTCGTCATCATCCGTCTCGCCCCCGACCGGTCGCAGGAACGCCTCCAGTTCCAATTCGGACAAGCTCTTCTTCATCTCGCTGGCGATGCGCAGGTCTGGAGCTGGATTCTGCTTTCTTCTCGCCCAGATGATGATATCGTTGGTTCCATGGAGGCCTCGTCGGATTCAAATATTCAATACAACATCGGAAAGGAAAAAGGGCAAAAGAGAGTGACTGGGGTGCGAAAAGGATGTCTTCAGGTAACTGCCCATTCATTATGTCCTGAATCACCAAAATGCCCCTTTCACAATATCTTACTTTGGGACCGCCTGCCTTTGTTCCTAAGGTAacaaaaaggcaaaaaaaaaaaaaaaaaaaaaaaaaggagagttaATGTTTTGATTTGCTAAGTTTTGAAATAACTTTAGTCTGGGAATGTCCTTTTCCATTAGGAAAATAGATAAAAAGTGAGAAAGattttatacaaaaaataatcATGTTGGattgtattttattttcaaaatgattACATTTTGGCATGAGCATGTTTGATTGCAATAATCATTTGTTTCTTCTAATTTTGTTTGGATAATTTGCATGCATGGGTCTTATTTCAAAATTTGTTCTTGTTTT
Above is a genomic segment from Elaeis guineensis isolate ETL-2024a chromosome 1, EG11, whole genome shotgun sequence containing:
- the LOC105039343 gene encoding bZIP transcription factor RISBZ4 isoform X6 yields the protein MKKSLSELELEAFLRPVGGETDDDDDRPPPPPPTMEDLLIPAAASQKPRGDPFANVCGDLGFAFGDRETLSSHSTGVLQAGSQQLWSQNPTPKHSGISATIESQSSICGAGSPTSAHKPKGIENPAPGGSSGSEQSDDEESLEIEAGPCEQSTNVIDLKRMRRMVSNRESARRSRKRKQAHLADLELKVDQLRGENSSLFKQLTDANQQFDQAVTNNRILRSDVETLRVKVKMAEDMVARGALTCSLDHLLQSHIGSPQYLNTRQPCRASSDVLSTLDFQGDDTCYTGMSAAGQVQSIAMENSQNKNGGIRSRLNHSSPLESIASLENLQNRPSSEITNCGADIWPWDSPPNAMSKQL
- the LOC105039343 gene encoding bZIP transcription factor RISBZ4 isoform X2, translating into MKKSLSELELEAFLRPVGGETDDDDDRPPPPPPTMEDLLIPAAASQKPRGDPFANVCGDLGFAFGDRQETLSSHSTGVLQAGSQQLWSQNPTPKHSGISATIESQSSICGVLHTWNDGFLTAGSPTSAHKPKGIENPAPGGSSGSEQSDDEESLEIEAGPCEQSTNVIDLKRMRRMVSNRESARRSRKRKQAHLADLELKVDQLRGENSSLFKQLTDANQQFDQAVTNNRILRSDVETLRVKVKMAEDMVARGALTCSLDHLLQSHIGSPQYLNTRQPCRASSDVLSTLDFQGDDTCYTGMSAAGQVQSIAMENSQNKNGGIRSRLNHSSPLESIASLENLQNRPSSEITNCGADIWPWDSPPNAMSKQL
- the LOC105039343 gene encoding bZIP transcription factor RISBZ4 isoform X1, yielding MKKSLSELELEAFLRPVGGETDDDDDRPPPPPPTMEDLLIPAAASQKPRGDPFANVCGDLGFAFGDRSGWLCARKQETLSSHSTGVLQAGSQQLWSQNPTPKHSGISATIESQSSICGVLHTWNDGFLTAGSPTSAHKPKGIENPAPGGSSGSEQSDDEESLEIEAGPCEQSTNVIDLKRMRRMVSNRESARRSRKRKQAHLADLELKVDQLRGENSSLFKQLTDANQQFDQAVTNNRILRSDVETLRVKVKMAEDMVARGALTCSLDHLLQSHIGSPQYLNTRQPCRASSDVLSTLDFQGDDTCYTGMSAAGQVQSIAMENSQNKNGGIRSRLNHSSPLESIASLENLQNRPSSEITNCGADIWPWDSPPNAMSKQL
- the LOC105039343 gene encoding bZIP transcription factor RISBZ4 isoform X3 encodes the protein MKKSLSELELEAFLRPVGGETDDDDDRPPPPPPTMEDLLIPAAASQKPRGDPFANVCGDLGFAFGDRETLSSHSTGVLQAGSQQLWSQNPTPKHSGISATIESQSSICGVLHTWNDGFLTAGSPTSAHKPKGIENPAPGGSSGSEQSDDEESLEIEAGPCEQSTNVIDLKRMRRMVSNRESARRSRKRKQAHLADLELKVDQLRGENSSLFKQLTDANQQFDQAVTNNRILRSDVETLRVKVKMAEDMVARGALTCSLDHLLQSHIGSPQYLNTRQPCRASSDVLSTLDFQGDDTCYTGMSAAGQVQSIAMENSQNKNGGIRSRLNHSSPLESIASLENLQNRPSSEITNCGADIWPWDSPPNAMSKQL
- the LOC105039343 gene encoding bZIP transcription factor RISBZ4 isoform X4 encodes the protein MKKSLSELELEAFLRPVGGETDDDDDRPPPPPPTMEDLLIPAAASQKPRGDPFANVCGDLGFAFGDRSGWLCARKQETLSSHSTGVLQAGSQQLWSQNPTPKHSGISATIESQSSICGAGSPTSAHKPKGIENPAPGGSSGSEQSDDEESLEIEAGPCEQSTNVIDLKRMRRMVSNRESARRSRKRKQAHLADLELKVDQLRGENSSLFKQLTDANQQFDQAVTNNRILRSDVETLRVKVKMAEDMVARGALTCSLDHLLQSHIGSPQYLNTRQPCRASSDVLSTLDFQGDDTCYTGMSAAGQVQSIAMENSQNKNGGIRSRLNHSSPLESIASLENLQNRPSSEITNCGADIWPWDSPPNAMSKQL
- the LOC105039343 gene encoding bZIP transcription factor RISBZ4 isoform X5, which codes for MKKSLSELELEAFLRPVGGETDDDDDRPPPPPPTMEDLLIPAAASQKPRGDPFANVCGDLGFAFGDRQETLSSHSTGVLQAGSQQLWSQNPTPKHSGISATIESQSSICGAGSPTSAHKPKGIENPAPGGSSGSEQSDDEESLEIEAGPCEQSTNVIDLKRMRRMVSNRESARRSRKRKQAHLADLELKVDQLRGENSSLFKQLTDANQQFDQAVTNNRILRSDVETLRVKVKMAEDMVARGALTCSLDHLLQSHIGSPQYLNTRQPCRASSDVLSTLDFQGDDTCYTGMSAAGQVQSIAMENSQNKNGGIRSRLNHSSPLESIASLENLQNRPSSEITNCGADIWPWDSPPNAMSKQL